From Mus pahari chromosome 20, PAHARI_EIJ_v1.1, whole genome shotgun sequence, the proteins below share one genomic window:
- the Mgat4d gene encoding alpha-1,3-mannosyl-glycoprotein 4-beta-N-acetylglucosaminyltransferase-like protein MGAT4D produces MMKAKNVYLLFAFLAVLLIGFSCFCVSRMNQTNNQLMNCRNHVLEFKEIMLRLKNKSENHHQNLIQVLYQMKHKAAHTRASGNSLEKKGNILSQHETLPNQFEILKYFLPHLRTAGKLYPAIATSKGRAGVSFALGISTINRRNHTYLKQTLTSVLSRMTPEEEEDSVVIVSVADTDESYLKSVVRMVKTKFRKQVQSGVLEVISIPTLFYPQTLLDKKMKDSENWQVKQVLDFCILMLYAQPKATYYLQLEDDIVAKKMYFTKMKDFVNSLTSKNWFFIEFSVLGFIGKLFRSKDLTNFVHFFLMFYETKPIDILLDDIFLLRVCSQGEPVRRCLQRKKGFRIQYRPSLFQHVGTQSSFPGREQHLKDIYY; encoded by the exons ATAATCAACTAATGAACTGCAGAAACCACGTTTTGGAGTTTAAGGAAATTATGCTccgtttaaaaaacaaaagtgaaaatcaTCACCAAAATCTAATCCAAGTCTTGTATCAAATGAAGCATAAAGCTGCCCACACAAGAGCATCAGGAAACTCCC TTGAGAAGAAGGGGAACATACTGAGTCAACACGAAACACTTCCTAACCAATTTGAAATCTTAAAGTACTTCCTTCCTCATCTAAGGACAGCAGGGAAGCTTTACCCAGCTATAGCCACCAGCAAAGGGAGAGCAGGCG TTTCGTTTGCACTGGGAATCTCCACCATTAACAGAAGGAACCACACCTACCTGAAGCAAACGCTGACCTCTGTTCTCTCCAGAATGACTCCCGAGGAAGAGGAGGACTCTGTGGTGATCGTCTCTGTCGCCGAT aCTGATGAAAGTTATTTAAAATCTGTTGTTCGCATGGTTAAAACCAA ATTCAGAAAGCAAGTGCAGTCCGGCGTCTTGGAGGTCATTTCAATACCCACCCTTTTTTATCCTCAAACATTACTGGACAAGAAAATGAAGGACTCAGAAAA TTGGCAGGTAAAACAAGTATTGGACTTTTGTATCCTGATGCTGTATGCCCAGCCCAAGGCCACGTATTATTTACAG CTAGAAGATGATATCGTAgcaaaaaagatgtattttacaAAAATGAAAGACTTTGTAAATAGTCTCACTTCAAAAAATTGGTTTTTTATTGAGTTTTCAGTCCTTGGATTTATAG GAAAACTCTTTCGATCGAAGGACCTCACTAACTTTGTGCATTTTTTCCTGATGTTCTACGAAACAAAGCCCATAGATATACTTCTAGATGACATCTTCCTGCTTCGGGTGTGCAGCCAGGGAGAGCCTGTT AGGAGATGTTTGCAGCGAAAGAAGGGATTTCGAATTCAGTACAGACCATCTCTGTTCCAGCATGTGGGCACTCAGTCATCATTTCCAGGACGAGAACAGCACCTCAAG